A genomic region of Ornithorhynchus anatinus isolate Pmale09 chromosome 7, mOrnAna1.pri.v4, whole genome shotgun sequence contains the following coding sequences:
- the ELOC gene encoding elongin-C, whose protein sequence is MDGEEKTYGGCEGPDAMYVKLISSDGHEFIVKREHALTSGTIKAMLSGPGQFAENETNEVNFREIPSHVLSKVCMYFTYKVRYTNSSTEIPEFPIAPEIALELLMAANFLDC, encoded by the exons ATGG ATGGCGAGGAGAAGACCTACGGCGGGTGCGAGGGCCCGGACGCCATGTACGTGAAGCTCATCTCCTCCGACGGGCACGAGTTCATCGTCAAGAGGGAGCACGCGCTGACCTCGGGGACCATCAAGGCCATGCTCAGCGGCCCCG GGCAGTTTGCCGAAAACGAGACCAACGAGGTGAACTTCCGAGAGATCCCGTCCCACGTGCTGTCTAAAGTGTGCATGTATTTCACCTACAAGGTGCGCTACACCAACAGCTCCACGGAGATCCCCGAATTTCCCATCGCCCCCGAGATCGCCCTGGAACTGCTGATGGCCGCCAACTTCCTGGATTGTTAA
- the UBE2W gene encoding ubiquitin-conjugating enzyme E2 W, which produces MASMQKRLQKELLALQNDPPPGMTLNEKSVQNSITQWIVDMDGAPGTLYEGEKFQLLFKFSSRYPFDSPQVMFTGDNIPVHPHVYSNGHICLSILTEDWSPALSVQSVCLSIISMLSSCKEKRRPPDNSFYVRTCNKNPKKTKWWYHDDTC; this is translated from the exons ATGGCGTCAATGCAG AAACGACTCCAGAAAGAACTTTTGGCTTTGCAAAACGACCCTCCTCCGGGGATGACTCTGAACGAGAAGAGCGTGCAGAATTCCATTACGCA GTGGATCGTGGACATGGACGGCGCGCCCGGCACCTTGTACGAAGGGGAGAAGTTTCAGCTCCTGTTTAAGTTCAGCAGCCGCTATCCGTTCGACTCTCCTCAG GTCATGTTCACCGGCGACAATATCCCGGTCCACCCTCACGTTTATAGCAATGGCCATATCTGTTTATCCATCCTGACGGAGGACTGGTCTCCGGCTCTCTCGGTCCAGTCCGTCTGCCTTAGCATCATCAGCATGCTCTCCAGCTGCAAAGAGAAG AGACGGCCACCGGATAATTCTTTTTACGTACGAACGTGTAACAAGAATCCAAAGAAAACAAAATGGTGGTATCACG ACGACACGTGTTGA